The Streptomyces sp. NBC_00775 genome includes the window CGGCGGCCGGTCTGGTGATCGACGACCGGGGATCGCAGGCCCTGCTCCAGGACCACACCTCGGTCGCCTGGCCGCTGATCCGCATGCTGGGCGAGTCGGCCCTGCGCCGTGCGCTGATCACCGAAGGGCAGCGCGACCGCCTGTACGCGGACCTCACGGAGGCCGCCGCGCAGGGTGCGCTGCACATGTCCGTCACGATGTTCGGGGCCGTGGCGCACTGTCCGGAATAAACCAGAATGCAATGAACCGGAATACAATAGGAACGCCGTCGCTGATGGCGGCACCACGCAAGTCTCCCCTGGCATTGGGGGTACGCGAGCACCATGAACACCGCGAGCTATGAACTGATCGCAGCGAACTCGACGGTCAACGCGGTCTCCGCCTTTATCGGTGGCCTCGTCATCGCCGGTGCGCTGGTCTGGGCCGTCCGGCTGGGCATCAAGGTACGGCGTCAGGAGTCGGCCCCGCCCACCCCCGACGAGCAGCCCAGGCTGCCCGCGACCGGGGCGGTCCACGAAATCCGCGAGATGCGGGAACCCGACGAGGTACCGCTCGCCGCGGACGAGAGCGAGCGGCTGATGCCGTACAACATCCACGCCGCGGGGAGCAGGCACGCCGACGACCAGCATCGAAAGCGCTGGGTCCCCGGATCCAGCGGATCCTTCGGCAGCGGCGGCCCCGGAAGGACGTAACAGGGCCGCGGCACGACATGACCGCCCCACGGGGCGGTCATGTCGTCTGTGCGCTCTGTCTGTGCGTTCTCTCTGTGTGCCCTAAGGAAGATCGGCCGCGGAGTCCTCGGGGGCCAGGTCCTGGCGCAGGCGCAGCCACGACGGCTGCCGCAGCAGTCCGGCCCGGGTACGGGTGCTGTACCGGACCTCACCGACCAGCCGTGGCAGGACCCAGTGCGCCGCGGCCACCCGTGGGACGGTCTCGAACGGACAGCGGTCGGTCTCCGCGGTCCGCAGGAGCCGGGCGAGTTCCGACCGCTCGGCCTCGCTCCAGCCCGTCCCCACGCTCCCGACATAGCGCAGCCGCCCCGCCTCGCGCTGTCCCACGAGAACGGCACCGGGCAGCCCCGACAGGCGTCCCTTGCCGGGGACCCAGCCGCCGACGATGACGTCCACGGTCCGTACGTTGCGGATCTTGACCCAGGCGCGTGAGCGCACCCCGGGCTCGTACACGGAGTCCAACCGCTTGCAGACCAGCCCCTCCAGGCCGCTCTCCCGAGTCGCCCGCAGGGCCAGCTCCCCATGGCCGACGAGCGCGGCCGGTGTCGACCAGAACGGCCCGTCGAGCGCGAGCCCCTCCAACTCGTGCCGGCGGCGCGCGTAGCGCAGGCCCGTCAGATCGCCCCGCAGGTACATCACGTCGAACAGGACGAGATGCGCGGGAGCCTCCGCCGCACGACGCGCTGCCTTGCCCGGCGACCGGGCCAGCCCCATACGGGACTGCAGGAGCTGGAAGTCACCCCGCCCCTGCTCGTCCAGGACCAGCACCTCGCCGTCCAGGATCGCGGGGGCCGAGCCGAGAACGCCGCCCAGCGAACGGAGTTCGGGATACGCGGCGGTGATGTCCTCGCCCGACCGGGCCCGCAGCAGCACGCTTCCGTCCCCGGGGAGATAGACCACGGCACGCTGCCCGTCCTGCTTCGTCTCGTACGCCCAGCGCATGTCCTGCCCGGCGGGCGGCAGCGTGCCGGGTGTGGCGAGCATGGGAGCGATCAGCGGCAGACTCACAGCTGTGTTGTCGACACACCTCCTCGCACCCACTCCCGGTTGCCGGCCGTTTCGCCTGAACGGCGTCGCCTTCCGGGTGGCGATGCTCTAGCTCTCCAACGCCTGGGCCATCAGGGTCTGCAGATACAGCCCACGGCGCGCGTCGAGCTCGCCGGACTGCCCCGTCCGTACGGCGGTGGCGAACTCCCGGCGCAGCACGGGCCAGGACTCCTCGTGGTCGAGGGCGGTGCTGTCGAACACGAGCTCGGGATGCCGGCCGAACAACTCGATCCGCGTGATGCCGCGCTCGACGTCGACCGACCCCGACAGGGACGCCTGGCTGATGGCCCCGCTCGCGTGCTCACAGGTGAGCTCGATCCAGCGGCGGAGGTCTCCGGCACCGCGCACACGAACGATGGGCCCCAGGGCCGCGTCCAGCAGATCGAGAAGGTGCGGCCCGAGGTCCAGCAGAGCGCCGTGTTCGAGGCGCCACGGGGTCGCGAAGTCACCGCCCAGGAACGCGCCGCTCAGGCAGCAGGACCGTGCGCCTACGACGTCGAGGCCCTGGGCGGTCTTCAGGAACTGCCGGGTGGCCGGGTGGTAACGGTTCGTCAGGACGAGCTGGGAGACGACACCGGCGGTGTCGACGGCGTCCACGAGGCGTTGCGCCGACGGCAGGTCCAGCGCGATCGGCTTCTCCATGAGCAGGGCCTTGCCCGCCTTCGCGGCGACCGACGCGAGCTCCGCCTGCACGGCGGGCGGAACCGCGAAGGCGACCGCCTCGCAGCCGTCGAGCAGTTCCTCGAACGTCGCGGCGACATCGGCACCGTAAGGAGCGGCCGTCTCTCGCGCCGCCTCGGGGCGGCGTGCCCACACGGACGTCAGCCGCGTCTCGGGCCCGGCGGCGAGCACGCGCGCGTGCACGGCGCGCGCCCATGGCCCCGCGCCGACAAGCCCGACCTTGACCGGTGCGTGGGGCCAGGTGTGCGGGGTTCCGGTCACGAGAAGTCTCCTGTGCGGTGTGCGGGGCGATGACGCGCCGTCGACCGACAGCGGCGGCAGCCGGGCGCCGGATCTCCGGGCGGGTGGACAAACTTCACCACGATGTCCGCCATCCCGGCCAGGGGGTGCGGTCTTCGAGCTTCGGGACGAAGAGCACCTGAAACACCGGGCTCACGGGGCGCGGCAGGGGGACCGGCGCACGGCGAGACAGGCGTGCGCCCCTGTCTCTCTCCCCGGTCCGCATCCACCACGCCGCCACCAGCTTCCGTGACATCGACGCGCTGGAGTGGTGGCTCGGCGACGCCGTGGCGGTCGCGCCCCATCTGCCGCCGCTCGACGCCGTGTTCTCCAACTACGGCGCCGCCTGGTTCTCCGACCCGCACCGACTGCTGCCCCGCGTCGCCCAACGGCTCAAGCCCGGCGGACGGTTGGTGCTGTCCTGCCTGTCCCGTTCGGCCGGGACGCCCGAGGGGCGCCGCCGCCTGCTGGTACGCACCGGCCCGGCCCGGTCCCTGTGGACCGTCCGCTGGATGTACAGCGTCACCGGCTGGCTGCGCATCCTCGCCGAGTCGGGCTTCACCACCGATTACGTCTTCCGGCCCACCGACCGTGTCAACGCCTTCTGGGGGACGGTCGTGATCCAGGCCCGGCGTAACTTGACCTGAATGAGGGGGTTGTGGGGCGAGGAGGCTCATAGGCTGTGCGCGAGTGATCACCGCTGACCCATGTGTGGTCACTCGCGACCCCCGAGTGATCGCCATCTACCCCTTGTGTGATCTCCATCGACCGGAGGAGCGAACGTGACGCGACGCCCGCAGCAGCCCACGACCAGACGCACAACTGTCCTTCGCCGAGAAGCCGTTGTCGCGGCGGTCCCCGTGGCCGTCGCGGCGCTTCTCGTGGGGGCCGGACCGGCCGCGGCCGGGACCGTGGGCTCCGCCGGCGCGGGAGACCCGTACTTCCCTCTCTCGGGCAACGGCGGCTACGACGTCCACCACTACGGCCTCACCATCGGCTACGACCCGCAGAGCCGTCACCTCGACGGCAAGGCCGTCATCACCGCCCGGGCCACGCAGCGGCTGACCCGCTTCGACCTCGATCTCAAGGGACTGAAGGTCACGGGCATCACGGTCGACCACGCCAAGGCGTCCTTCCGCCGTGACGGACAGGAACTCGTGGTCACCCCGCGGGACGCGCTGTGCAAGGGCCAGGAGTTCCGCGTCGCCGTCACCTACTCCGGCACCCCGAAGCCGGTCACCGACCCCGACGGCTCCCTCGACGGCTGGATTCCCACGGACGACGGCGCGTTCGTCGCGAGTGAGCCCCAGGGCGCCATGACGTGGTTCCCCGCCAACAGCCACCCCACGGACAAGGCGTCGTACGACTTCACGCTCACCGTGCCGAAGGGGCGCACCGCCGTCGCCAACGGAGTCCTCCTCGGGCAGAAGACCGCCCACGGCCGGACCACCTTCCGCTGGCGGCAGTCCGAGCCGATGGCGGCGTACTTGGCCACAGCGACCGTCGGTAAGTTCGACGTCGAGCAGTACACCACCGCGGACGGGATCAAGGTCTACAACGCCGTCGACCCGCGCGAGGCGGCAGCCGCCGCGCCGGTCCTGAAGAAGCTGCCGTCGGTCCTCGCCTGGGAGAGCAAGATCTTCGGCCCCTACCCGTTTCGGGCCGCCGGGTCGATCGTCGACCGCGCACCCCAGGTCGGCTACGCGCTGGAGACGCAGACCCGGCCCGTCTACGACTCGGCACCGGACCTGAGCACCCTCGTCCACGAAAACGCCCACCAGTGGTTCGGCGACTCCGTCACCCTCACCCGCTGGAAGGACATCTGGCTCAATGAAGGCTTCGCGACGTACGCCGAGTGGCTCTACGCCGAGCAGCACGGCGGCAAGAGCGCGCAGAAGACCTTCGACTCGCTGTACGCCAGCCCCGCGAGCAGCGACCTGTGGGCGTTCCCGCCCGCCGACCCCGGCAGCGGCGCGCACATCTTCGACACTCCCGTGTACGCCCGCGGCGCCATGACCCTCCACAAGCTGCGTACGGCCGTCGGTGACCCGGTGTTCTTCCACATCCTGCGGTCCTGGGCCGCCGACCATCGCGACGGGCACGGCACCACGTCCCAGTTCATCCACCTCGCGGAGCACGCATCAGGCAAGGATCTGACGACCCTGTTCCACACCTGGCTTGACACTCCGGGCAAGCCGTCGGCGCCCTGAGGGGTTTCGTCGCCCCCGCCACCCCTTCAACCCCGTTCGGTTGTGTGTCGGGCGCGGGCCGGTGGGGTTTGCTCGCGCAGTTCCCCGCGCTCCTTAAAAGAACCCGGGGCGGGCCGGCGGTTGTTTAGGGGCGCGGGGAACTGCGCGCCCGGCCCCCCACCGCCCCGCACCCAACAAGCAGCCCTCACGCCCACCTACCCCAGGGGCGCGGGGAACTGCGCGCCCAGCCCCCACCCACCCGCACCCGACGCACAGCCGAACGGGGTTGAAGGGGCGGAGCCCCTGGGGATGGGTCGGGTAGGGGCGGCGGGGCGAAGAACGTTTAGGCGGGGCGGAGCCAGAGGGTGGCGAGTGGGGGGAGGGTGAGTTGGATGCTGGTGGGGCGGCCGTGGGTGGGGTGGGGTTCGGGTTTGACGGGGTCCTGGTTGAGGACGTTGCTGCCGCCGTAGCGGGCGGCGTCGGTGTTGAGGATCTCGTGCCAGGCGGGGATGTCCTCCGGGACGCCGAGGCGGTAGGCGTGGCGGACGGCGGGGGAGAAGTTGGACACGGCCAGGAGTGGTGTGCCGTGGGCGTCGTGGCGGAGGAAGGCGAAGACGTTGTCCTCGGCGGCGTCGCCGGCGATCCAGGTGAAGCCGGTGGGGTCGGTGTCGCGTTGCCAGAGGGCGGGTTCGCGGGTGTAGACGGTGTTGAGGTCGCGGACGAGGTCGCGTATGCCCCGGTGGTCCGGTTCTGCTCCGTAGGCGGGGTCGAGGAGCCACCAGTCGGGGCCGTGTGCTTCGGACCATTCGGCGCCCTGGGCGAATTCTTGTCCCATGAAGAGGAGTTGTTTGCCGGGGTGGGCCCACATGAAGCCGAGGTAGGCGCGGGTGTTGGCGCGTTGTTGCCACCAGTCGCCGGGCATCTTCGACACGAGTGAGCGTTTGCCGTGGACGACTTCGTCGTGGGAGATGGGCAGGACGTAGTTCTCGCTGTAGGCGTACACCATCGAGAACGTCATCTCGTTGTGGTGGTACTGGCGATGAATCGGATCGCGCTGCACGTATTCGAGCGAGTCGTGCATCCAGCCCATGTTCCACTTCAGGCCGAAGCCCAGACCCCCCTCAGAAGTCGCCCGGGTGACGCCGTCCCAGGCGGTGGATTCCTCCGCGATGGTGACGACGCCCGGGTTGCGGCGGTAGACGGCGGCGTTCATCTCCTGGAGGAAGGCGACGGCGTCGGGGTTCTCGCGGCCGCCGTGTTCGTTGGGGACCCATTGGCCCGGCTCGCGGGAGTAGTCGAGGTAGAGCATCGAGGCGACGGCGTCGACGCGCAGGCCGTCGATGTGGAACTCCTCGCACCAGTAGACGGCGTTGGCGACGAGGAAGTTGCGGACCTCGCGGCGTCCGTAGTCGAATTCCAGGGTGCCCCAGTCGGGGTGCGCGGCCCGTAGCGGGTCCTCGTGCTCGTAGAGCGGTCGGCCGTCGAACTCGGCCAGCGCCCAGTCGTCGCGCGGGAAGTGGGCGGGTACCCAGTCCATCAGGACGCCGATGCCGGCCTGATGCAGCGCGTCCACCAGGTACTTGAAGTCGTCCGGGGTGCCCAGCCTCGCCGTCGGCGCGTAGAACCCGGTGATCTGGTAGCCCCACGATCCGCCGAAGGGGTGCTCGGCCACCGGCATGAACTGCACATGGGTGAAGCCCAAGTCGCCGATGTACGCCGGTAGTTGTTCGGCCAGTTGGCGATACGTCAGCCCGGGTCGCCAGGACGCCAGATGCACCTCGTAGACCGAGAACGGAGCCTCGTGCACAGAGTGCTCCGCCGCCCGGCCCGCCATCCACTCGGCATCCGCCCACACGTGGGACGACTCCGTCACGATCGACGACGTCGCCGGAGGCACCTCGGTGCGCCGGGCCATCGGGTCGGCGCGCAGCGTGTGCGTGCCGTCGGGGCGGGTGATGTCGAACTTGTAGAGCGTGCCCTCGCCGAAGCCGGGAAGGAAGAGCTCCCACACCCCGGAGGAGCCGAGCGAGCGCATCGGGAATCCCGTGTTGCCGTCCCAGTGGCAGAAGTCCCCGCAGACCCTGACCCCCTGAGCGTTCGGGGCCCACACCGTGAAGCGGGTGCCGAGGACGCCCTCGTGGGTCATCGGGTGGGCGCCCAGCGCGGTCCACAGCTCCTCGTGCCGGCCCTCGCCGATCAGGTGGAGATCGAGTTCGCCGAGTGCGGGCAGAAAACGGTACGGGTCCCGCACCTCGGACTCGGTGCCGTCGTACGTCACCAACAGCGTGTACTCGGGGATGGTGTCGAGCGGCAGTACGCGGGAGAAGAGCCCGTCGCCCATGTCGTCCAGCCGCGTACGCGTTCCATCGATCACCACGGCCACCGCCTGGGCGAACGGCCGCAGCGCCCGGAAGACGACGCCGCCCGGCACCGGGTGTGCGCCGAGCAGCGCGTGCGGATCGTGGTGGGCGCCCGACAGCAGTCGCCCCCGGTCTGTCGCGTCCAACGAAGCGGCGGCGGCCGGTTGGACATTCACCGATGCGGTGCGAACTGTCACGACGTCAGCCTCCTCAAGAGGGGGGATACGGGCGGGTGGGGCAGCACTGCCGGAGGGCCTTCAGCAGCGTTCGGCGAGACGCCTGACCGCCGCCATCGGCACGGGCAGCCAGTCAGGACGGTGTCTCGCCTCGTACAGCACCTCGTACACGGCCCTGTCCGTCTCGTACGCGCGCAGCAGCTCGGGCTCCTCGCGAGGGTCCCAGGCCGCCTCGGCGGCATAGCCCGCGCAGTAGGCCTCGCGGCAGCTCTGCGCCCACTCGGGACGCCATGGGTGGCGGGAACGGGCCGCGTAGTCGAAGGAGCGCAGCATGCCCGCGACATCGCGCACGGGGGACTGGACGCGTCGGCGTTCGGTGAGCGGGCGGGCCGGCTCGCCCTCGAAGTCGATGACGGACCACTGCTGTCGGGCCCGCAGGACTTGGCCGAGGTGGAGGTCGCCGTGAATCCGCTGTGCGGGACGGACCGCCCCGTCGAGGGCCGCGAGCGCGTCGAAGGCGGACCGCAAGCCCGGTGCATGCGGCCGGAGTTCGGGAACGGATCGGACCGCGGCGTCGAGACGCTCACTCATCGCAGCCGCAAGGTGCCTGTTCTGGCGGGGGCTTGGCATATCGACGGGGAAGGCTGAGGCCAGTGCGAGATGCACCTCGGCCGTCGCCCGTCCCAGTTCGTACGCCTCCTCGGTGAACTCCCGCCCCAGGGAGAGGGACTCGAGCGCGAGAGTCCAGCCGTCCGCGGCCTCGCGCAGGTACGGCTGAAGAACGCCGAGTGTCGCCTCCTGCGGTCGCGAGGTCCGGAACCACGCAGCGGGAGCGGGCACGCGGGTACAGCCCTGCCGGGCCAGCGCCCACGGCACCTCCAGGTCGGGGTTGATGCCGGGCTGGACGCGGCGGAAGATCTTCAGGATGAACGAATCCCCGTACACCAGGGAGGTGTTGGACTGTTCGGCGTCCAGGAGACGCGGAGCGAGACCGGCGGGCACCGTCACGCGTGTGTCGCGCTCGAAGCGCAGTGGGCCCAGTGTGCCCGGCCGGCGCAGGCGCTCCAGGAGCAGGCCTGCCGCCCTGGGGTCGTGGAGGGCGTCGTACACGATCAGGTCGGCCAGCGGGCCCGCGCTCGCCCGTCCGATGACGGCGTGGGCCAGACGCGGCGGCAGGACGTCCCGTACGCCGACGAGCAGTTGGTAGCAGTCGTCGGGCGGGGGAGTGCCGGGGCCGCCGTGGGCGGGCGGGCCGAGGTGTTCGGTGCGGACCAGCAGATGGAGGCACCCCGGGTACAGCTCGGTCGTTGATATCAGGCTCAGATCGGTGACGGGCCTGCCCTTGCCCGCGAACCAGCGCTGCCGAGGCAGCCAAGCACGCAGCAGCTCGGCGAGCGAGGTCAGCAGCGGAGCGGTGCCGAGGCCGCTGGGACGGTGCAGTGCGGTCTTCGCCATGGCGACACGTCCTTTCTGAGGCATGCGGGCTGGGGGAGCCTGAGGCATGTGGGCTGAGGGAGCGGGCGGCAGCACACGGTCAGGAACGCCTGGTGGCGCCGGGTGCGACAGCGCGCCGCAGCCGGAACCAGTAGAAGCCGTGTCCTGCCAGGGTCAGCAGGTACGGAAGCTCACCGATGGCCGGGAACCGCACCCCGCCGATGAGCTCCACAGGGTGGCGTCCGTCGAACACGCGGAGGTCCAGTTCGGTGGGCTGGGCGAAGCGGGAGAAGTTGTGGACGCACAGGACGAGGTCGTCCTGGTATTCGCGCAGGAACGCGATGACCGCCGGGTTGGAGGACTGGAGTTCCGTGTAGGAGCCGAGGCCGAATGCCTTGTTCTGTTTGCGGATCTCGATCATGCGGCGGGTCCAGTGCAGGAGCGACGAGGGTGACGACATCGACGCCTCGACGTTGGTGACCTGGTAGCCGTAGACGGGGTCCATGATCGTGGGGAGGAAGAGGCGGCCGGGGTCGCAGGAGGAGAAGCCGGCGTTGCGGTCGGGGGTCCACTGCATGGGGGTGCGTACGGCGTCGCGGTCGCCGAGCCAGATGTTGTCGCCCATGCCGATCTCGTCGCCGTAGTAGAGGATCGGCGAGCCGGGCAGGGACAGCAGCAGGGCGGTGAAGAGTTCGATCTGGTTGCGGTCGTTGTCGAGGAGCGGGGCCAGGCGGCGGCGGATGCCGATGTTGGCGCGCATCCGCGGGTCCTTGGCGTACTCCGCGTACATGTAGTCGCGTTCCTCGTCGGTGACCATTTCCAGGGTCAGTTCGTCGTGGTTGCGCAGGAAGATGCCCCACTGGCAGCTGGAGGGGATCGCCGGGGTCTTGGCGAGGATTTCCGACACCGGGTAGCGCGACTCACGCCTGACGGCCATGAAGATGCGCGGCATGACCGGGAAGTGGAACGCCATGTGGCACTCGTCGCCGCCCGAGGGGAA containing:
- a CDS encoding DUF6479 family protein, translated to MNTASYELIAANSTVNAVSAFIGGLVIAGALVWAVRLGIKVRRQESAPPTPDEQPRLPATGAVHEIREMREPDEVPLAADESERLMPYNIHAAGSRHADDQHRKRWVPGSSGSFGSGGPGRT
- a CDS encoding ATP-dependent DNA ligase, whose amino-acid sequence is MSLPLIAPMLATPGTLPPAGQDMRWAYETKQDGQRAVVYLPGDGSVLLRARSGEDITAAYPELRSLGGVLGSAPAILDGEVLVLDEQGRGDFQLLQSRMGLARSPGKAARRAAEAPAHLVLFDVMYLRGDLTGLRYARRRHELEGLALDGPFWSTPAALVGHGELALRATRESGLEGLVCKRLDSVYEPGVRSRAWVKIRNVRTVDVIVGGWVPGKGRLSGLPGAVLVGQREAGRLRYVGSVGTGWSEAERSELARLLRTAETDRCPFETVPRVAAAHWVLPRLVGEVRYSTRTRAGLLRQPSWLRLRQDLAPEDSAADLP
- a CDS encoding Gfo/Idh/MocA family protein, with protein sequence MTGTPHTWPHAPVKVGLVGAGPWARAVHARVLAAGPETRLTSVWARRPEAARETAAPYGADVAATFEELLDGCEAVAFAVPPAVQAELASVAAKAGKALLMEKPIALDLPSAQRLVDAVDTAGVVSQLVLTNRYHPATRQFLKTAQGLDVVGARSCCLSGAFLGGDFATPWRLEHGALLDLGPHLLDLLDAALGPIVRVRGAGDLRRWIELTCEHASGAISQASLSGSVDVERGITRIELFGRHPELVFDSTALDHEESWPVLRREFATAVRTGQSGELDARRGLYLQTLMAQALES
- a CDS encoding class I SAM-dependent methyltransferase: MSLSPVRIHHAATSFRDIDALEWWLGDAVAVAPHLPPLDAVFSNYGAAWFSDPHRLLPRVAQRLKPGGRLVLSCLSRSAGTPEGRRRLLVRTGPARSLWTVRWMYSVTGWLRILAESGFTTDYVFRPTDRVNAFWGTVVIQARRNLT
- a CDS encoding M1 family metallopeptidase, whose amino-acid sequence is MTRRPQQPTTRRTTVLRREAVVAAVPVAVAALLVGAGPAAAGTVGSAGAGDPYFPLSGNGGYDVHHYGLTIGYDPQSRHLDGKAVITARATQRLTRFDLDLKGLKVTGITVDHAKASFRRDGQELVVTPRDALCKGQEFRVAVTYSGTPKPVTDPDGSLDGWIPTDDGAFVASEPQGAMTWFPANSHPTDKASYDFTLTVPKGRTAVANGVLLGQKTAHGRTTFRWRQSEPMAAYLATATVGKFDVEQYTTADGIKVYNAVDPREAAAAAPVLKKLPSVLAWESKIFGPYPFRAAGSIVDRAPQVGYALETQTRPVYDSAPDLSTLVHENAHQWFGDSVTLTRWKDIWLNEGFATYAEWLYAEQHGGKSAQKTFDSLYASPASSDLWAFPPADPGSGAHIFDTPVYARGAMTLHKLRTAVGDPVFFHILRSWAADHRDGHGTTSQFIHLAEHASGKDLTTLFHTWLDTPGKPSAP
- the glgB gene encoding 1,4-alpha-glucan branching enzyme, translated to MTVRTASVNVQPAAAASLDATDRGRLLSGAHHDPHALLGAHPVPGGVVFRALRPFAQAVAVVIDGTRTRLDDMGDGLFSRVLPLDTIPEYTLLVTYDGTESEVRDPYRFLPALGELDLHLIGEGRHEELWTALGAHPMTHEGVLGTRFTVWAPNAQGVRVCGDFCHWDGNTGFPMRSLGSSGVWELFLPGFGEGTLYKFDITRPDGTHTLRADPMARRTEVPPATSSIVTESSHVWADAEWMAGRAAEHSVHEAPFSVYEVHLASWRPGLTYRQLAEQLPAYIGDLGFTHVQFMPVAEHPFGGSWGYQITGFYAPTARLGTPDDFKYLVDALHQAGIGVLMDWVPAHFPRDDWALAEFDGRPLYEHEDPLRAAHPDWGTLEFDYGRREVRNFLVANAVYWCEEFHIDGLRVDAVASMLYLDYSREPGQWVPNEHGGRENPDAVAFLQEMNAAVYRRNPGVVTIAEESTAWDGVTRATSEGGLGFGLKWNMGWMHDSLEYVQRDPIHRQYHHNEMTFSMVYAYSENYVLPISHDEVVHGKRSLVSKMPGDWWQQRANTRAYLGFMWAHPGKQLLFMGQEFAQGAEWSEAHGPDWWLLDPAYGAEPDHRGIRDLVRDLNTVYTREPALWQRDTDPTGFTWIAGDAAEDNVFAFLRHDAHGTPLLAVSNFSPAVRHAYRLGVPEDIPAWHEILNTDAARYGGSNVLNQDPVKPEPHPTHGRPTSIQLTLPPLATLWLRPA
- a CDS encoding maltokinase N-terminal cap-like domain-containing protein: MAKTALHRPSGLGTAPLLTSLAELLRAWLPRQRWFAGKGRPVTDLSLISTTELYPGCLHLLVRTEHLGPPAHGGPGTPPPDDCYQLLVGVRDVLPPRLAHAVIGRASAGPLADLIVYDALHDPRAAGLLLERLRRPGTLGPLRFERDTRVTVPAGLAPRLLDAEQSNTSLVYGDSFILKIFRRVQPGINPDLEVPWALARQGCTRVPAPAAWFRTSRPQEATLGVLQPYLREAADGWTLALESLSLGREFTEEAYELGRATAEVHLALASAFPVDMPSPRQNRHLAAAMSERLDAAVRSVPELRPHAPGLRSAFDALAALDGAVRPAQRIHGDLHLGQVLRARQQWSVIDFEGEPARPLTERRRVQSPVRDVAGMLRSFDYAARSRHPWRPEWAQSCREAYCAGYAAEAAWDPREEPELLRAYETDRAVYEVLYEARHRPDWLPVPMAAVRRLAERC
- the treS gene encoding maltose alpha-D-glucosyltransferase — protein: MMVNEPVPDTFEDTPVKDRDPEWFKRAVFYEVLVRSFQDSDGDGVGDLKGLTARLDYLQWLGVDCLWLPPFFKSPLRDGGYDVSDYTAVLPEFGDLADFVEFVDAAHQRGMRVIIDFVMNHTSDQHPWFQESRSNPDGPYGDYYVWADDDKQYQDARIIFVDTEASNWTFDPVRKQYFWHRFFSHQPDLNYENPRVQEEILAALRFWLDLGIDGFRLDAVPYLYQVEGTNCENLPATHEFLRRVRTEIDALYPDTVLLAEANQWPEDVVDYFGDFPSGGDECHMAFHFPVMPRIFMAVRRESRYPVSEILAKTPAIPSSCQWGIFLRNHDELTLEMVTDEERDYMYAEYAKDPRMRANIGIRRRLAPLLDNDRNQIELFTALLLSLPGSPILYYGDEIGMGDNIWLGDRDAVRTPMQWTPDRNAGFSSCDPGRLFLPTIMDPVYGYQVTNVEASMSSPSSLLHWTRRMIEIRKQNKAFGLGSYTELQSSNPAVIAFLREYQDDLVLCVHNFSRFAQPTELDLRVFDGRHPVELIGGVRFPAIGELPYLLTLAGHGFYWFRLRRAVAPGATRRS